From the Simplicispira suum genome, the window AGCAGCAGTTCAGGAGATGACCTCGCCATTCGTGGTTTGCAGGCTGAGCAGCAAGCCGACGCCACGCTGCGTTGGCAGGTGCTCGTCATGCGACCCGTGAAGAATGCCGCAGAGTTTTCCGGGCAGCTGGAACTGGTTGCTTCGGGGATGCGGGAAGGCAAACCCTGGAGTCAGCGCTTTGCAGGCGATGGGCAAGCCTTCAAACTGCGCCAGTACCAGCGGCTCGAAGGCATCGCCCGGCTGCCGCCGCATGTTTTGGTCAAAACCCTGACCGCCAGAATTCTGCATGAGGGGCGGGTTCGCGCTTCGCAGACCACTGACGTCGGTTCGTAACGACCATTCTTGAACTCTTTCCCAGCTACAGGAGCATTCCCATGTTTTCACGCAACAAGCAACCCGCCATCAAAAGCCTGATCGCGCAAGGCAGCCGCATCGAGGGCGACGTGCATTTTGCCGATGGCCTTCGCATTGACGGCGAGGTGCACGGCGACGTGCGGGCGCAAGGCGGGCAATCGGGGTTGCTGGTGATATCGGCGCTGGCCCGGGTGGAGGGTGCGGTGCATGCCGCGCATGTCATCGTGAATGGCGAGGTGGTCGGACCCGTACACGCGACCGAGCTGCTCGAATTGCAACCCAAGGCACGTATTACCGGCGATGTGCACTACAAAGCCTTGGAAATGCACCAGGGTGCCACCATCTGCGGAAGCATGACACCTACGGACGCCGTGCTGGAGGAAAAGCCCCCACTCAAGCTAGCGTCAAGCGCGCAGTGAAAAGAATTCCCACGAAGACTGCAGTAGTATTTCCCTCAAATATGCGATTTGGAGTTAGCCATGAATGCTGTTGTCGAGACCTTGCCGACCGAAATGCCCGATCCGATCATCTTCACCGAGAGTGCGGCGGCCAAGGTGGCTGATCTCATTGCCGAGGAAGGCAATCCAGATCTGAAGCTGCGCGTTTTTGTGCAGGGCGGGGGCTGCTCGGGCTTCCAGTATGGCTTTACGTTTGACGAAATTACCAACGAAGACGACACCGTGATGACCAAAAACGGTGTCTCGCTGCTGATCGATGCCATGAGCTTCCAGTACTTGGTGGGTGCCGAGATCGACTACAAGGAAGATCTGCAGGGCGCGCAGTTCGTCATCAAGAACCCAGGGGCCACGTCCACCTGCGGCTGCGGTTCC encodes:
- a CDS encoding bactofilin family protein, producing the protein MFSRNKQPAIKSLIAQGSRIEGDVHFADGLRIDGEVHGDVRAQGGQSGLLVISALARVEGAVHAAHVIVNGEVVGPVHATELLELQPKARITGDVHYKALEMHQGATICGSMTPTDAVLEEKPPLKLASSAQ
- the erpA gene encoding iron-sulfur cluster insertion protein ErpA, whose protein sequence is MNAVVETLPTEMPDPIIFTESAAAKVADLIAEEGNPDLKLRVFVQGGGCSGFQYGFTFDEITNEDDTVMTKNGVSLLIDAMSFQYLVGAEIDYKEDLQGAQFVIKNPGATSTCGCGSSFS